The Aliiroseovarius sediminilitoris region GCTGGACTGGAGCCCGATCGTCGTAAGCTTGGCGGCGGCGTTGGTCGTCAGAAGCCATCGGAGCGACGTCACGGACATTTTGCGGCTCCTTATTGATGATCGGTCGTCGAAGCAGCGGCGGGTTCACCGTCCAACCTTGGAAATGGTGGTAAGGAGGGGTAATGGTCGGGACACCGGCGATCTGGTGCATTTTCGTGATCTGGTCGGATGCAGGAATGTCTGGCGTGTCGTCGACGGTCGCGACAATGCGACCGTCTTAATGCGACCGTCTTAGCGGGTATGCACTTCGCCGCCTGCGGTAGTGTCGATGGCAGACATGTCCTGACCGGTCATGACCGGTATCGTGCGCCCAAGGCTGCCGCAGATACTCATTACGAGCGGGCGCCCGTTTCCGGTTTGATTTTCTTGAACGAGATGGCTCCGACGGGGCACGCCATCGAACAGCCCCCGCAGCCGTTGCACAGGTCTTCGTCCAGAACCGGCTGGGCGCGGCGACCGGTCTGCATCTGGAACCCTATGGCGCGTTGGTCACAGTGGTCTTCGCAGGCGCGACAGTTCACCCCGTTCATCGACAGACAGGATCTTTCAACCGCGCCGCGCCACAGCCATTCGTTCTCTGGCGACAGCGCCCCAAAGTCGCAGGCATCCGTGCACGCATGACAGAAAGTGCACGCGCCGGCATTGAAGTCGAGGAACGGCCGTTCGCCCGCATCTTTCAGGATGATCCCCTCGGGGCAGGCCGCCGCACATTCGCC contains the following coding sequences:
- the napF gene encoding ferredoxin-type protein NapF, with the protein product MSASHTRRAFLKGKVQGIPRQRPPGAGPEAEFHDACTQCGECAAACPEGIILKDAGERPFLDFNAGACTFCHACTDACDFGALSPENEWLWRGAVERSCLSMNGVNCRACEDHCDQRAIGFQMQTGRRAQPVLDEDLCNGCGGCSMACPVGAISFKKIKPETGARS